A stretch of Desulfotalea psychrophila LSv54 DNA encodes these proteins:
- a CDS encoding glycosyltransferase family 4 protein — translation MKIAVLAPICWRTPPRHYGPWEQVASNIAEGLVKRGCEVTLFATGDSLTQGKLSSTCQRPYEEDKSLDPKVWECLHIAHMMERADEFDIIHNNYDFLPLSYSRLIKTPMVTTIHGFSSPQIIPVFKQYNKKNHYVSISNADRSPELEYIATVYNGIDMDNFTLKESVGEYLLYFGRIHPDKGTHEAIQIAKKSKMKLIISGFIQDQNYYKEKVEPFINGDDIVYVGNSGPEKRDTLLGNAYALLHPINFAEPFGLSVAESMLCGTPVIAFNKGSMPELIADKKTGFLVDNVDEAVCTLKDIKHIDRNSCRRWAEKKFSQEKMIDNYIEVYQKILDSAP, via the coding sequence ATGAAAATTGCAGTTTTAGCCCCGATTTGCTGGAGAACCCCACCGCGACACTACGGGCCATGGGAGCAGGTGGCATCCAATATCGCCGAAGGTCTGGTCAAGCGCGGGTGCGAGGTAACTCTTTTTGCAACGGGTGATTCCCTTACCCAGGGCAAACTTTCCTCTACCTGCCAGCGACCCTATGAAGAAGATAAGAGCCTTGATCCAAAGGTATGGGAATGTTTACATATCGCCCACATGATGGAACGCGCCGATGAATTCGACATCATCCATAACAACTATGATTTTCTCCCCCTGAGCTATTCAAGACTGATCAAAACACCGATGGTGACCACCATTCACGGTTTTTCTTCCCCCCAAATCATACCGGTTTTCAAACAGTACAATAAAAAGAATCATTATGTTTCCATCAGCAATGCCGACCGCAGCCCTGAACTAGAATATATCGCAACGGTGTATAACGGTATCGATATGGATAATTTCACATTGAAAGAATCGGTGGGTGAATATTTACTGTATTTTGGCCGGATTCATCCGGATAAAGGAACCCATGAAGCCATCCAGATTGCTAAAAAGAGCAAGATGAAGCTGATCATTTCCGGTTTTATCCAGGATCAGAACTATTATAAGGAAAAAGTAGAACCGTTTATAAATGGCGACGATATCGTTTATGTAGGCAACTCCGGCCCCGAAAAAAGAGATACATTACTCGGCAATGCATATGCCTTACTGCATCCCATCAATTTCGCCGAACCCTTTGGTTTAAGTGTGGCCGAATCGATGCTGTGCGGGACACCGGTGATCGCCTTCAATAAAGGCTCCATGCCGGAACTAATCGCTGACAAAAAGACCGGCTTTCTGGTCGACAATGTGGACGAAGCCGTTTGCACCTTAAAAGACATAAAGCACATTGACCGCAACTCCTGCCGGCGATGGGCTGAGAAAAAATTCAGTCAGGAAAAAATGATCGATAATTATATTGAGGTTTACCAAAAAATACTAGATTCTGCCCCTTGA
- a CDS encoding beta/alpha barrel domain-containing protein encodes MNLKEDDILVPLDVPKAERENYIHNYLAITQNCGRLMLFAGDQKVEHLNSDFYGEGIHPDDGNPEHLFRIASQANIGVFATQLGLIARYGSSYADVPYLVKLNSRTNLVKTSQSDPFSNQWLDVQQVVDFRKNSGLNILAVGYTVYLGSEYEPEMLHQAAQIISHAHQHGLISVLWVYPRGKAVADEKDPHLIAGATGAAACLGSDFVKVNYPKKEDCASKEIFKEAVMAAGRTKVVCAGGSSDDVEGFLERLYDQIHVSGASGNATGRNIHQKALKEAIRMCNAIYAITVDGKTVNEAMKIYTAA; translated from the coding sequence ATGAATCTTAAAGAAGATGATATTTTGGTGCCATTGGATGTTCCAAAGGCAGAAAGAGAAAATTATATCCACAATTATTTGGCGATAACTCAAAATTGCGGACGATTGATGCTATTTGCAGGCGATCAGAAAGTCGAGCATTTAAATAGCGATTTTTATGGAGAAGGGATTCACCCGGATGACGGTAATCCGGAACATCTCTTCAGGATTGCAAGTCAGGCAAATATTGGTGTTTTTGCGACCCAGCTTGGCCTTATTGCCAGATATGGTAGTTCCTATGCGGATGTCCCTTATCTGGTAAAGCTGAATTCTAGAACCAATCTTGTCAAAACCTCCCAGTCCGACCCCTTCAGCAATCAATGGCTGGATGTTCAGCAGGTAGTGGACTTTCGTAAAAACAGCGGGCTAAATATCTTGGCAGTGGGCTATACGGTTTATTTGGGAAGCGAGTATGAGCCCGAGATGCTGCATCAGGCCGCCCAGATTATTTCCCATGCGCATCAACATGGGTTGATCTCCGTCTTATGGGTCTATCCCCGTGGTAAAGCAGTGGCAGATGAGAAAGATCCTCATCTGATTGCGGGCGCCACTGGTGCGGCCGCATGTCTGGGCAGCGATTTTGTTAAGGTGAATTATCCCAAGAAGGAAGACTGTGCATCAAAAGAGATATTCAAAGAGGCTGTCATGGCGGCAGGTCGCACCAAGGTGGTTTGTGCCGGAGGTTCAAGCGATGATGTCGAGGGCTTTCTGGAAAGGCTTTACGACCAAATTCATGTAAGCGGAGCTTCAGGAAATGCAACCGGCAGAAATATTCATCAAAAGGCCCTTAAAGAGGCTATCAGGATGTGCAATGCCATTTATGCCATTACCGTGGATGGAAAAACAGTAAATGAAGCGATGAAAATCTATACTGCGGCATAG
- the manA gene encoding mannose-6-phosphate isomerase, class I, with translation MLNLLYKKAINRQEPDAIMGVMPLQAGIQHYVWGDKSFIPNLLGVKNPEGRPFAELWMGAHPDLPSEIEVKDRSVALNEVITTSAEEVLGPMVTRKFQGKLPYLFKVLSAAAPLSLQVHPSKARAREGFTRENAAGIPRSAGHRNYRDINHKPELIVALTDFYGLRGFRPLVQIAQVLTDIPEFRSLQLDFKPTSAGLKSFYGHLMNLSQDRVDAVLEPMIKRLTEADRKKAFIRDDRQFWILRADREYSKQGHRDRGIFSIYLLNLVHLKPGEGMYLPAGVLHTYLEGAGMEIMACSNNVIRGGLTSKHVDVPELLNNVSFAGSEPEILHPTRLPDSREWVFKTPVTEFELRCIEVTEAQPHQNGSDHSAEILILVDVNRDAHVVVTSGELSLNLQQGSSFFVPFGVPYTIRADHTAMFYKATVPQSSSSLFRIS, from the coding sequence ATCATGGGTGTTATGCCGTTACAAGCTGGTATTCAGCACTATGTCTGGGGAGATAAAAGTTTCATTCCCAATCTTCTGGGCGTTAAAAATCCGGAAGGGCGGCCATTTGCGGAGCTCTGGATGGGTGCTCACCCCGACCTTCCATCCGAAATTGAGGTAAAGGATCGATCGGTAGCCCTTAACGAGGTGATCACAACATCGGCCGAAGAGGTCCTGGGGCCGATGGTCACTCGAAAATTTCAAGGGAAGCTGCCCTATCTCTTTAAGGTTCTATCGGCTGCCGCACCACTTTCCCTCCAAGTCCACCCGTCGAAGGCGCGTGCCCGTGAAGGTTTTACTCGCGAGAATGCCGCTGGTATTCCGCGTTCTGCCGGGCACCGCAACTACCGCGACATCAACCACAAACCGGAGCTGATCGTTGCTCTCACCGATTTTTATGGCCTACGAGGCTTTCGGCCATTGGTCCAGATCGCCCAAGTTCTTACCGATATTCCGGAGTTTCGGTCATTGCAGCTGGATTTCAAACCGACCTCCGCCGGTCTCAAGTCGTTTTATGGGCATTTGATGAATCTTTCCCAGGATCGTGTGGATGCTGTTTTAGAACCCATGATCAAGCGGCTGACGGAAGCCGACCGTAAAAAGGCCTTTATTCGTGATGACCGCCAGTTTTGGATCCTTCGGGCGGACCGGGAATATTCAAAGCAAGGCCATCGGGATCGCGGAATTTTTTCCATTTATTTGCTGAATTTGGTTCATCTCAAACCGGGTGAAGGCATGTACCTGCCGGCCGGGGTGCTGCATACCTATCTGGAGGGAGCGGGTATGGAAATCATGGCCTGCTCCAACAACGTGATTCGGGGCGGACTAACGTCCAAACACGTTGACGTCCCTGAACTACTCAACAATGTGAGTTTTGCAGGATCTGAGCCTGAGATCCTTCATCCTACAAGACTTCCAGACAGTCGGGAGTGGGTATTCAAAACACCCGTTACCGAGTTCGAGCTGCGCTGTATCGAGGTGACAGAGGCGCAACCTCACCAAAATGGGTCAGACCACAGCGCGGAAATTCTCATCCTTGTGGATGTTAATAGAGATGCCCATGTGGTCGTCACCTCCGGCGAGTTAAGCCTGAATCTGCAACAGGGCAGTTCTTTTTTTGTTCCCTTCGGCGTCCCCTATACCATCCGTGCCGACCATACGGCGATGTTCTATAAGGCTACCGTGCCCCAGAGTTCTTCGAGCCTTTTCCGGATTAGTTAA